A single window of Xiphophorus hellerii strain 12219 chromosome 12, Xiphophorus_hellerii-4.1, whole genome shotgun sequence DNA harbors:
- the gtf2h2 gene encoding general transcription factor IIH subunit 2 isoform X2, producing the protein MEDQDLKPNRLTSTLKLMEGFIDEYFDQNPISQVGIITTKNKRAEKLTELAGNPKKHIAALKKAVDSSCVGEPSLYNSLSLAIQTLKHMPGHTSREILIILSSLTTCDPANIYELIKTLKSLKVRVSVIGLSAEVRVCTVLTRDTGGSYHVILDESHFKELLMLHVKPPPASFSSESSLIRMGFPQHTVASLSDQDVKPSFSMSHLDSSGGPALTLGGYFCPQCQAKYTELPVECKVCGLTLVSAPHLARSFHHLFPLQAFIESPAENYQQNRFCQACQGQLKDKNVFACPLCRSVFCGECDLFIHESLHCCPCCIHNRTAT; encoded by the exons ATGGAGGACCAGGACTTAAAACCCAACCGTCTCACCTCTACCCTGAAG CTGATGGAGGGATTCATCGATGAATACTTCGACCAGAATCCCATCAGCCAG GTTGGCATTATCaccaccaaaaacaaaagggCTGAGAAGCTTACAGAACTTGCAG gAAATCCAAAGAAGCACATTGCTGCTCTGAAGAAAGCAGTTGACAGCTCATGTGTCGGAGAGCCTTCCCTGTACAACTCTCTCAGCCTGGCTATACAGACTCTCAA GCACATGCCTGGGCACACCAGCAGAGAAATCCTCATCATCCTCAGCAGCCTGACCACATGTGACCCAGCTAACATCTATGAGCTAATCAAG aCCCTGAAGTCTCTTAAGGTGCGAGTGTCAGTAATTGGCCTCTCAGCGGAAGTCCGAGTGTGCACGGTTCTGACCAGAGACACAGGTGGATCCTACCATGTTATCCTAGATGAGAGTCACTTCAAAGAGCTGCTCATGCTTCATGTCAAACCTCCGCCAGCAAGCTTCTCATCGGAAAGCTCTTTAATACGAATGG GTTTTCCTCAGCACACTGTAGCCTCTCTGAGTGACCAAGATGTCAAACCGTCATTCAGCATGTC TCATCTAGACAGCAGTGGCGGCCCGGCTCTGACTCTAGGAGGATACTTCTGTCCTCAGTGCCAAGCAAAATACACCGAGCTTCCTGTGGAGTGTAAAGTCTGTG GTTTGACGCTGGTGTCTGCTCCACATCTGGCCAGATCCTTTCATCATCTGTTTCCCCTCCAAGCATTTATTGAGAGTCCAGCTGAGAATTATCAGCAGAATAG GTTCTGTCAGGCCTGTCAAGGGCAGctgaaagataaaaat GTCTTCGCCTGTCCTTTGTGTCGCA
- the gtf2h2 gene encoding general transcription factor IIH subunit 2 isoform X1: MDEEPERAKRWEGGYERTWEVLKEDESGSLKATVEEILYESKRKRVTQSHAQVRLGMMRHIYVVIDCSRSMEDQDLKPNRLTSTLKLMEGFIDEYFDQNPISQVGIITTKNKRAEKLTELAGNPKKHIAALKKAVDSSCVGEPSLYNSLSLAIQTLKHMPGHTSREILIILSSLTTCDPANIYELIKTLKSLKVRVSVIGLSAEVRVCTVLTRDTGGSYHVILDESHFKELLMLHVKPPPASFSSESSLIRMGFPQHTVASLSDQDVKPSFSMSHLDSSGGPALTLGGYFCPQCQAKYTELPVECKVCGLTLVSAPHLARSFHHLFPLQAFIESPAENYQQNRFCQACQGQLKDKNVFACPLCRSVFCGECDLFIHESLHCCPCCIHNRTAT; encoded by the exons ATGGATGAAGAGCCAGAGAGAGCCAAGCGCTGGGAAGGAGGTTATGAAAGGACATG GGAGGTGCTTAAGGAGGATGAGTCTGGCTCCCTTAAAGCCACAGTGGAGGAGATTCTGTACGAGTCCAAAAGAAAAAG GGTGACACAAAGCCATGCACAAGTGAGGCTTGGGATG ATGCGCCACATATATGTTGTTATTGACTGTTCACGCAGTATGGAGGACCAGGACTTAAAACCCAACCGTCTCACCTCTACCCTGAAG CTGATGGAGGGATTCATCGATGAATACTTCGACCAGAATCCCATCAGCCAG GTTGGCATTATCaccaccaaaaacaaaagggCTGAGAAGCTTACAGAACTTGCAG gAAATCCAAAGAAGCACATTGCTGCTCTGAAGAAAGCAGTTGACAGCTCATGTGTCGGAGAGCCTTCCCTGTACAACTCTCTCAGCCTGGCTATACAGACTCTCAA GCACATGCCTGGGCACACCAGCAGAGAAATCCTCATCATCCTCAGCAGCCTGACCACATGTGACCCAGCTAACATCTATGAGCTAATCAAG aCCCTGAAGTCTCTTAAGGTGCGAGTGTCAGTAATTGGCCTCTCAGCGGAAGTCCGAGTGTGCACGGTTCTGACCAGAGACACAGGTGGATCCTACCATGTTATCCTAGATGAGAGTCACTTCAAAGAGCTGCTCATGCTTCATGTCAAACCTCCGCCAGCAAGCTTCTCATCGGAAAGCTCTTTAATACGAATGG GTTTTCCTCAGCACACTGTAGCCTCTCTGAGTGACCAAGATGTCAAACCGTCATTCAGCATGTC TCATCTAGACAGCAGTGGCGGCCCGGCTCTGACTCTAGGAGGATACTTCTGTCCTCAGTGCCAAGCAAAATACACCGAGCTTCCTGTGGAGTGTAAAGTCTGTG GTTTGACGCTGGTGTCTGCTCCACATCTGGCCAGATCCTTTCATCATCTGTTTCCCCTCCAAGCATTTATTGAGAGTCCAGCTGAGAATTATCAGCAGAATAG GTTCTGTCAGGCCTGTCAAGGGCAGctgaaagataaaaat GTCTTCGCCTGTCCTTTGTGTCGCA
- the oclnb gene encoding occludin b isoform X1 has translation MRLCYKSGGLFFFSKKFESQNHSRMPSHRHSNHLYPPSGSKHKHRHSEPMSNPTFSYYKADKNIQFYRWTSPPGVMKILCIIIVIMCVAIFACVASTLAWDYDMSVMGGGTALMPGLTGGYGSSYGSSYSGTYSGTYGAGLGGSSGSYGYGGTQIDPKSGKGFIIAIAAITFIATLVIFILVISRQNAARSSKFYLAPIIVCAILAFLMLISTIVYLVSVNPTAQSSGSMLYNQMIQLCAQYQTQTQAQGIFINQYLYHYCVVEPQEAIAIVLGFLVVVGLIILLVFAVKTRSLIQRWGQDRILWEEVKIINSPPHNSVGEWVKNVSGEPEMLVRDPNERVGVSREYLDKLDYNKPLYLPGDSDISSFAGGYKSRLKEYDAGFESGDDLEEEDFSVLFPPIMDEQERLSYKREFDRDHLEYKSLQAGMDDLNQNLADLEGDLDRLPEGSSQYLDALNEYTQVKSFKKSPDYQMKKRRCKYLKSKLSHIKTKISEYDRRP, from the exons ATGCGACTCTGTTACAAG TCCGGaggattgttctttttttctaagaaGTTTGAGAGCCAGAATCATTCCAGGATGCCAAGCCACCGGCACAGCAACCATCTGTACCCGCCAAGTGGAAGTAAACA CAAACATAGGCACAGTGAGCCGATGTCAAACCCAACCTTCTCCTACTATAAAGCAGACAAGAACATTCAATTCTATCGCTGGACTTCCCCCCCAGGTGTGATGAAGATACTGTGCATCATCATTGTCATCATGTGTGTGGCCATCTTTGCGTGTGTGGCCTCAACTCTGGCATGGGACTATGACATGAGTGTCATGGGAGGTGGAACTGCCCTGATGCCGGGTTTAACCGGTGGATACGGCAGCAGCTACGGCAGCAGTTACAGTGGCACATACAGCGGCACTTACGGTGCTGGTCTTGGCGGCAGTTCCGGCAGCTATGGCTATGGAGGAACACAAATTGACCCCAAATCTGGCAAAGGCTTTATCATTGCCATTGCTGCCATTACTTTCATAGCCACGCTGGTCATATTTATCTTGGTGATTTCAAGGCAAAATGCAGCCCGTTCTTCAAAGTTCTACCTAGCACCCATTATTGTCTGTGccattttagcatttttgatGCTTATTTCCACCATTGTCTACCTGGTGTCAGTGAACCCAACCGCACAATCCTCAGGATCTATGTTATACAACCAGATGATCCAGTTATGTGCACAATACCAGACACAGACTCAGGCCCAGGGTATCTTCATCAACCAGTACCTTTACCATTACTGTGTGGTGGAGCCCCAAGAG GCCATAGCAATTGTCTTGGGCTTTCTGGTCGTTGTTGGCCTCATCATCTTACTGGTGTTTGCTGTCAAGACTCGCTCACTGATCCAGCGCTGGGGCCAAGACCGAATTCTCTGGGAGGAAGTGAAGATTATTAACTCTCCTCCCCACAACAGTGTTGGAGAGTGG GTGAAGAATGTGTCAGGTGAACCAGAGATGTTGGTCCGAGACCCTAATGAAAGAGTTGGGGTTTCAAGAGAGTACCTGGACAAGTTGGACTACAACAAGCCTCTCTACCTACCAGG AGACTCCGACATAAGCAGTTTTGCAGGAGGCTATAAATCCAGGCTGAAGGAATATGATGCTGGGTTTGAGTCCGGAGATGACTTGGAAGAAGAAGATTTCAGTGT TTTATTTCCACCCATTATGGATGAGCAAGAGCGTCTAAGCTACAAAAGAGAATTTGACCGAGACCATCTTGAATACAAGAGCCTACAGGCTGGGATGGATGACTTAAACCAGAACCTAGCTGACTTGGAAGGAGACTTGGACAGGCTCCCTGAGGGGAGCTCACAGTATCTG GATGCCTTGAATGAATACACTCAAGTCAAAAGCTTCAAGAAG tCCCCAGATTACCAGATGAAGAAGAGGAGATGTAAATATCTGAAATCCAAACTGTCACACATCAAGACCAAAATCAGTGAATACGACCGCCGCCCTTGA
- the oclnb gene encoding occludin b isoform X2, with protein MPSHRHSNHLYPPSGSKHKHRHSEPMSNPTFSYYKADKNIQFYRWTSPPGVMKILCIIIVIMCVAIFACVASTLAWDYDMSVMGGGTALMPGLTGGYGSSYGSSYSGTYSGTYGAGLGGSSGSYGYGGTQIDPKSGKGFIIAIAAITFIATLVIFILVISRQNAARSSKFYLAPIIVCAILAFLMLISTIVYLVSVNPTAQSSGSMLYNQMIQLCAQYQTQTQAQGIFINQYLYHYCVVEPQEAIAIVLGFLVVVGLIILLVFAVKTRSLIQRWGQDRILWEEVKIINSPPHNSVGEWVKNVSGEPEMLVRDPNERVGVSREYLDKLDYNKPLYLPGDSDISSFAGGYKSRLKEYDAGFESGDDLEEEDFSVLFPPIMDEQERLSYKREFDRDHLEYKSLQAGMDDLNQNLADLEGDLDRLPEGSSQYLDALNEYTQVKSFKKSPDYQMKKRRCKYLKSKLSHIKTKISEYDRRP; from the exons ATGCCAAGCCACCGGCACAGCAACCATCTGTACCCGCCAAGTGGAAGTAAACA CAAACATAGGCACAGTGAGCCGATGTCAAACCCAACCTTCTCCTACTATAAAGCAGACAAGAACATTCAATTCTATCGCTGGACTTCCCCCCCAGGTGTGATGAAGATACTGTGCATCATCATTGTCATCATGTGTGTGGCCATCTTTGCGTGTGTGGCCTCAACTCTGGCATGGGACTATGACATGAGTGTCATGGGAGGTGGAACTGCCCTGATGCCGGGTTTAACCGGTGGATACGGCAGCAGCTACGGCAGCAGTTACAGTGGCACATACAGCGGCACTTACGGTGCTGGTCTTGGCGGCAGTTCCGGCAGCTATGGCTATGGAGGAACACAAATTGACCCCAAATCTGGCAAAGGCTTTATCATTGCCATTGCTGCCATTACTTTCATAGCCACGCTGGTCATATTTATCTTGGTGATTTCAAGGCAAAATGCAGCCCGTTCTTCAAAGTTCTACCTAGCACCCATTATTGTCTGTGccattttagcatttttgatGCTTATTTCCACCATTGTCTACCTGGTGTCAGTGAACCCAACCGCACAATCCTCAGGATCTATGTTATACAACCAGATGATCCAGTTATGTGCACAATACCAGACACAGACTCAGGCCCAGGGTATCTTCATCAACCAGTACCTTTACCATTACTGTGTGGTGGAGCCCCAAGAG GCCATAGCAATTGTCTTGGGCTTTCTGGTCGTTGTTGGCCTCATCATCTTACTGGTGTTTGCTGTCAAGACTCGCTCACTGATCCAGCGCTGGGGCCAAGACCGAATTCTCTGGGAGGAAGTGAAGATTATTAACTCTCCTCCCCACAACAGTGTTGGAGAGTGG GTGAAGAATGTGTCAGGTGAACCAGAGATGTTGGTCCGAGACCCTAATGAAAGAGTTGGGGTTTCAAGAGAGTACCTGGACAAGTTGGACTACAACAAGCCTCTCTACCTACCAGG AGACTCCGACATAAGCAGTTTTGCAGGAGGCTATAAATCCAGGCTGAAGGAATATGATGCTGGGTTTGAGTCCGGAGATGACTTGGAAGAAGAAGATTTCAGTGT TTTATTTCCACCCATTATGGATGAGCAAGAGCGTCTAAGCTACAAAAGAGAATTTGACCGAGACCATCTTGAATACAAGAGCCTACAGGCTGGGATGGATGACTTAAACCAGAACCTAGCTGACTTGGAAGGAGACTTGGACAGGCTCCCTGAGGGGAGCTCACAGTATCTG GATGCCTTGAATGAATACACTCAAGTCAAAAGCTTCAAGAAG tCCCCAGATTACCAGATGAAGAAGAGGAGATGTAAATATCTGAAATCCAAACTGTCACACATCAAGACCAAAATCAGTGAATACGACCGCCGCCCTTGA
- the marveld2b gene encoding MARVEL domain-containing protein 2b — MSASRFDRVREMPLYDQVPVGPGWRDTELPPLPPPPLLHVTVPAVSLDPFPPPPLPEQPAVGPESFYPSSDEEPAEGDCEAMDIKPVRRFIPDSVKNLFRGNSGSRSSKGWPVTSSTQPHSPAPSANKNTTCHTTTGVPCSPPNSAPPSPSLPGSYRDPYGGSGWGYTFQKEKDGLMLGTEAMDLGSAVHSNFSAQTYQERVEEYHQRYAYMKSWAGLLRILGCVQLLLGAAVFACVCAYVHKDNEWFNMYGYSQPQMYGGLGGGASAYGNGGSIYTGPKTPFVLVVAGIAWIVTVILVVLGMTLYYRAILLDSSWWPLTECSINFVLAVLYMAAGIVYVRDTTRGGLCYMPIFNNGVNGAFCRTEAGQTAAIVFLFLTMVLYFISAGVCLKLWRHEAARMRKEVLAQEMKTTGSSIPLSVLDSASRASETTPLPTIQPDIMNAPNNAGSAPLMAAEPEILRGHIPSGYIPKPVIIADYVAKYPSILSDEERDQYKAVFNDQYAEYRELHAEVQIMAKKFEEMDEMMQNLPSRPSSQMEKERISSILSEYERKKADPTYLEKRERCEYLKSKLSHIKQKIQEYNNTMD; from the exons ATGTCCGCATCTAGGTTTGACCGTGTGAGGGAAATGCCTCTCTATGACCAGGTCCCAGTGGGTCCTGGATGGAGGGACACTGAACTGCCCCCTCTCCCACCCCCACCACTACTACATGTGACTGTGCCAGCAGTCAGCTTAGATCCCTTCCCCCCTCCTCCCCTACCTGAGCAGCCAGCTGTGGGGCCTGAATCTTTCTATCCCTCCAGTGATGAGGAACCAGCTGAGGGGGACTGTGAAGCAATGGACATCAAGCCAGTTCGTCGCTTTATTCCCGATTCTGTCAAAAACCTTTTCCGGGGCAACAGTGGGAGTCGAAGCAGCAAAGGGTGGCCTGTTACTTCTTCTACACAGCCTCACTCCCCTGCCCCATCAGCCAATAAGAATACCACCTGCCACACCACAACAGGAGTCCCCTGCTCACCACCCAACTCTGCCCCTCCATCTCCTTCGCTTCCTGGCTCCTATCGGGACCCTTACGGTGGGTCAGGGTGGGGTTATACCTTTCAAAAGGAGAAAGATGGATTGATGCTGGGTACTGAAGCTATGGACTTGGGTTCTGCAGTGCACAGTAATTTCTCAGCCCAGACCTACCAGGAGCGGGTGGAGGAGTACCATCAGCGCTATGCCTACATGAAGTCTTGGGCTGGCCTACTCAGGATCCTGGGTTGTGTGCAGTTGCTACTTGGAGCTGCTGTGTTTGCATGTGTCTGTGCTTATGTGCACAAGGATAATGAATGGTTTAATATGTATGGATACTCCCAGCCACAGATGTATGGAGGACTTGGTGGAGGGGCTTCAGCATATGGAAATGGGGGCAGTATCTACACAGGTCCCAAAACGCCTTTTGTTCTTGTAGTGGCAGGGATAGCATGGATAGTGACTGTAATCCTTGTTGTTCTTGGAATGACTCTGTACTACAGAGCCATTCTTCTTGATTCCTCTTGGTGGCCACTGACAGAGTGCTCTATCAACTTTGTATTGGCAGTGCTGTATATGGCAGCAGGTATAGTGTATGTAAGAGACACAACCAGAGGAGGACTATGCTACATGCCCATCTTCAATAATGGAGTCAATGGTGCATTTTGTCGCACAGAGGCTGGCCAAACAGCAGCCATAGTCTTCCTGTTCCTCACCATGGTGCTCTACTTTATCAGTGCAGGAGTTTGTCTGAAGCTGTGGAGGCACGAAGCAGCCAGGATGAGAAAGGAGGTGCTGGCACAGGAG ATGAAAACCACTGGATCATCCATCCCACTGTCTGTA CTGGATTCAGCCTCAAGAGCCTCAGAGACGACACCTCTTCCTACCATTCAGCCTGACATTATGAATGCTCCAAACAATGCTGGATCTGCTCCTCTCAtggcagcagaaccagagatTCTTCGAGGTCACATACCATCTGGATATATTCCCAAACCTGTCATCATAGCAGATTATGTTGC AAAGTATCCCAGCATCCTCTCGGATGAGGAGAGGGATCAGTATAAGGCCGTCTTCAATGACCAGTATGCTGAATACAGAGAGCTTCATGCTGAAGTCCAGATCATGGCTAAGAAGTTTGAAGAGATGGATGAGATGATGCAGAATCTCCCCTCGAGGCCCTCAAGTCAAATG gaGAAAGAACGGATTAGTAGCATCTTATCAGAATATGAAAGGAAGAAAGCT GACCCAACCTATTTGGAAAAAAGGGAGCGTTGTGAGTACTTAAAAAGCAAGCTGTCCCACATCAaacagaagattcaggagtacAACAATACCATGGATTAG